CGCCGTGTGAGCGATCCGGGAGATCGATTCGGGCCAATTTGCTAAAGACTACATCAAGGGGTAACAGGAACATAACGAGGAGGAGGTGCTAAGCCGGCGGAAAGATGCCGCCCAAGCGACCTCCGCCGCTCGTGCCGAAGAAGCCGAATCCCAGCATGAACTACGAGGTGTTGATCTACCTCAACTCGTTCTACTTCGGCATGTTCGCCTGTTGCGAGATGGCCATGGGCCTCCTGAAGGCCATCAATCTGAGCTACACGGGACACACTCTGGCCCTGGACACGGGGGTGATGATTAGCTTCATTGTCTTCGAGTCGATCCGCCTGATAATGGGTCGCATGAGTTCGCTGGCCGATCGAGGTAGAAAGCGGGCGGGTGCCAATCTAAATTTAGGATTTAACAAGACAATACTATTGTAGAGAGTGTTATTACTTGACTCATAATTtagttattataatattttaatttaattaattatacagctttcatttaatttaaagcttaaaaattacattttttgatacaatttatatttttatttttactaaaatgtaatcaaaatatttatatcatttttaaaacggCTAAAATCTTTGAATTATATTCTAAATTCTAAATCTACATTTAGGATTTAATAAGACAATACTATTGTAGAAAGTGTTATTCCTTGACGCATAATTctgtaattataatattttaattctctatttaaatgtttttctaaaaaatgttcattcaatttataaattaaatatttcgatacaatttatatttactaaaatttaatcaaaatatttatatcatttttaagAGACCTAAAATTTGTGAATTAtattctaaattttaaatcttaatttgggATTTAACAAAACAATACTATTGTTGAGAACGTTATTATTTGAGGCATAATTGAGttattataacattttaattctctattaaaaagttattttaaagaaattttaatttaataattattttaataggtaaaacataaaaattaaatattttgataacatttatatttattaaatttgtatcaaaatatttatatcaattcTTTAAAAGCCTCAAAATTCGTGGATTCTATTCTAAAGCATTGTAATTGTGATGCCAATAGTTCGAATAGTCAGCAGTTCTTATCCATATGCAACCGATTTGTTATCAAGATCCAGCTTCAACAGCTTCTAATAGAATTTTCTACCTTTTGATTCCAGGTTGGTCAGCCATTCTGTCGGTCTTCATGACCGCCCCCTGCTTCGTGGGCGTCTCctatctgctgctgctgcagaccTACCGACTGCGCCTGGAGTACTGCCTGTGCACCCTGCAGATAGCCCTCTACTTCACCGAGGTGTGGTATGCCATCGTCTTCGTCTTCTCGCTGTGTCGTCCAGTAACTTATGATTAGCCACATAGACAGCAACACCAGCCAACcagcaacaaatatacatGCGAAAGTTTAGCAATATACAGGATCGAAATTGAATAAGATGAAGTGTAATGAAGTGAAGTTAAGGTAAATTGCAGAAGGCAGCTGAATTGCTCATGGCCGAGGAGGAAaccaaacagaaacaaaaaaaacatatgtaGCATATTAAAACTTATGTATAGTAAGGTTTATGataacatacacacacactcttatatacatatatttaacggttttatatacaaaaattgttAACATTTAAGCATCAATTGGAACCAATATAAGACAACAagcaaaaacttaaacttgaataattttcacatttttaagatgacaatttttttgtaaaaaaatattaaaaaacacccaaaacaaatttaatgtgTGCAAATAATTTATGATAGTTCACAGATAGCTCGAATCTTTAAAAGAATTGTAAAAACCAAATAGAATATCTCAGAAAATCTAGTCAAAAACAGAATCATGTGAATTGCGCTTAGGATGGGcagcaaaataattcattagtAGTTCATTCAAAAGAAGATAACTAACCCAAATGAAGCCCAGCTAAATTCTAGACCATGTGTGTACTTTAATgaaa
This portion of the Drosophila takahashii strain IR98-3 E-12201 chromosome 3R, DtakHiC1v2, whole genome shotgun sequence genome encodes:
- the LOC108068899 gene encoding transmembrane protein 216, producing the protein MPPKRPPPLVPKKPNPSMNYEVLIYLNSFYFGMFACCEMAMGLLKAINLSYTGHTLALDTGVMISFIVFESIRLIMGRMSSLADRGWSAILSVFMTAPCFVGVSYLLLLQTYRLRLEYCLCTLQIALYFTEVWYAIVFVFSLCRPVTYD